The following coding sequences lie in one Dysgonomonas mossii genomic window:
- a CDS encoding SusE domain-containing protein, producing the protein MNKMIRNAILAVTGILIVLVSCNTENDFYEVGRQPVFLKYPSKDTTWVLNYQKPDSLYRFSWESKRNYIEYNLIFSLSEDMSTQKVEVGAGIKTDFYLTTMQVDSILSSMNIGIGEQHTIYWSIDVVDPEAGWCDEIRKLTITRCDLPTNVIMLDSPSSLAELTLDKANPENLITFSWTCQTEVKDYVLEMSFDSNFDNVIQIENGSEKSHEFSNKYFDDMLKNHGVALGQSIPLYWRVKGTGNLNNPIENSAEREISIRRFARDPAQVTLATPAEGSTVLLALESASDMFQFKWSCDTTGVTYKVKLYDKELNVSVEFDAGSNKAYSISQIDFDQLLEQKFEMVASQKKKMYWEVIPNDPLRAVSKHTGTFTVRRFLAVTAAPKIKLTALPTDATAYTLNVSTPTANLATVNWDCSATGVTYAIEYSLNADMTHSKVKELTTNKTVGFTHSLLDDMLSDLGASYWTKTVYWRIVTTVAVMTEPSDIHNMKLTGMIKPLVDKRDASFPQTYPVTKIGNNFWMGANLRATKYSDGTAFTTVDLASKTYTGGAVTDANVIGQYYTWPTALRTWQSAGSSENSIIQGVCPDGWHVSTLSDWNALISTLSPNPAKKVKSTQYWNNQWEVTNSSGLNLVPGGVFWHGNVGAPDNADSGGKSGYWTTTVGSSTTAYMVEIFDWNSNDIVPWHYLSRPWSEGDGTASKMVNVRCVRNMN; encoded by the coding sequence ATGAATAAAATGATAAGAAATGCAATTTTGGCAGTTACCGGTATTCTCATAGTATTGGTAAGCTGCAATACCGAAAACGATTTTTATGAAGTTGGGCGACAACCTGTTTTTCTTAAATATCCTTCAAAGGATACCACATGGGTATTAAATTACCAAAAGCCCGACTCTCTCTATCGTTTTTCGTGGGAGTCGAAGCGAAACTATATTGAATACAACCTTATATTCAGCTTGAGCGAAGATATGAGTACTCAGAAAGTAGAAGTAGGAGCCGGAATTAAAACAGACTTCTATCTCACAACCATGCAAGTAGATTCTATACTAAGTTCGATGAATATTGGTATAGGAGAACAACATACAATCTACTGGTCTATAGATGTTGTAGATCCGGAAGCCGGCTGGTGTGACGAGATCAGAAAATTGACGATAACCCGTTGCGATTTACCTACAAATGTAATCATGTTGGATAGTCCCTCCAGTTTGGCTGAACTGACATTAGACAAGGCTAATCCAGAGAATCTTATAACATTTAGTTGGACTTGCCAAACAGAAGTAAAAGATTATGTCCTGGAAATGAGTTTCGATAGCAATTTCGATAATGTGATACAAATAGAAAATGGATCGGAAAAATCGCATGAATTCTCAAATAAATATTTCGATGACATGCTCAAAAATCATGGAGTAGCACTAGGTCAGAGTATTCCGCTCTATTGGAGAGTAAAAGGAACAGGGAATTTGAACAACCCAATTGAAAATAGTGCCGAAAGAGAGATTTCGATAAGACGTTTTGCCCGCGATCCGGCTCAGGTGACTTTGGCAACGCCGGCTGAAGGCAGTACAGTATTACTTGCTTTAGAGAGTGCTTCAGATATGTTCCAGTTTAAATGGTCATGTGACACCACAGGAGTAACCTACAAAGTGAAATTGTATGACAAAGAGTTGAATGTATCGGTGGAATTCGATGCCGGAAGCAATAAAGCATATTCAATTTCACAAATAGATTTTGATCAACTGTTAGAACAAAAATTTGAAATGGTTGCATCACAAAAAAAGAAAATGTATTGGGAGGTTATTCCAAACGATCCTTTACGCGCTGTTTCGAAACATACCGGAACTTTTACTGTAAGACGCTTTTTGGCGGTAACGGCTGCTCCTAAAATCAAATTGACAGCATTACCTACTGATGCAACGGCCTATACTCTCAATGTATCGACACCAACAGCAAACCTTGCTACAGTTAATTGGGATTGTTCGGCAACCGGAGTTACGTATGCCATAGAATACAGTTTGAACGCTGATATGACGCACTCGAAAGTGAAGGAACTAACAACGAACAAAACAGTCGGTTTCACTCACAGTCTGCTTGACGATATGCTATCGGACTTAGGAGCTTCGTATTGGACCAAAACTGTTTATTGGCGAATAGTAACAACTGTAGCTGTAATGACCGAACCATCGGACATACATAACATGAAATTGACAGGTATGATAAAACCGTTGGTAGACAAACGAGACGCCTCTTTTCCACAAACATATCCGGTGACGAAAATAGGGAATAACTTCTGGATGGGAGCAAACTTGCGAGCTACTAAATACAGCGATGGCACAGCCTTCACTACTGTAGATTTGGCTTCGAAAACCTATACGGGAGGTGCTGTAACAGATGCGAATGTGATTGGGCAATATTATACATGGCCTACAGCACTGCGCACGTGGCAGTCGGCAGGTTCGAGCGAGAACAGTATTATACAAGGTGTGTGCCCTGATGGATGGCATGTATCCACACTTTCAGATTGGAATGCCTTGATAAGCACTTTGTCTCCGAATCCGGCCAAGAAAGTGAAATCGACACAGTATTGGAACAATCAATGGGAAGTGACAAATAGTAGCGGTTTGAATTTAGTTCCCGGAGGGGTGTTCTGGCATGGCAATGTAGGTGCCCCCGACAACGCCGACAGTGGAGGCAAATCCGGATATTGGACAACGACTGTAGGCTCTTCTACGACAGCCTACATGGTAGAGATATTTGATTGGAATTCGAATGATATTGTTCCATGGCACTATCTGTCTCGTCCATGGAGCGAAGGAGATGGCACAGCTTCGAAAATGGTGAATGTGCGTTGTGTAAGGAATATGAATTAA
- a CDS encoding hybrid sensor histidine kinase/response regulator transcription factor, whose amino-acid sequence MKIIISRNCITLFFFCLTICLSAQVDDVIKNYIHISKNDGIVNNNVTSISDDIYKRIWIGTAKGLNIYDSNHLTTIQRYSGSYIYSLYDTGKEMLIGTQGYVEAYNYDLGTFSRITCEEKDIEYTSSIFRYNDQVILVANGSIYSFDDGKLSLIKKNVPYHIMSVDKFGTMWALHREMVYKIDAKFNIIKSYKLTSSDHSPLIGICLYPDSKGTIWIGTVKDGLYRYNRAFDDFRKENLVSAYNINEVENIGSINEDRYDRLWIGHNSGIAVYDYSNNYFKNYMLENSYNITLTTTITNIYKTKDQNMVLGTFFTGFFYIKELNSNIQFSNLADFSKKTGVVTANGIVKDKSNRLWVGTNCMGISLLDAKGELIKHINHSNAQINDNIVSLELDGMDNVWAGSLSTGLYKIGSGGNITHYINQQNDQTSLVGSKVYALYSLNSDSLIVASNKGVDVYMYGKNIFSNIVGATSQDYAFSDIYQYRNYIYITDLYSFFRFDRKSGKVEKFNYPQYQDNQFQCSYVDRQGRLWIGTAKGEILLFDNDTLATYISDKKMLYNSISNIQGDNSQNLWLTSGNEIFRITLGKKVRRINLAWGLGENEFNVRSSYIDKDGVIYFGTTDGLINFRPQDIVIQDKQPPELYISDFRLFKNSVIPGESDILEKHINNTKKITLNNHQNFISFLVSSIDFTPDEGIPYKCVYMLENLDSDWYEVNPASNEITFTGLSTGKYILHIKLITEDGETLATKEIEINVRPPFLLSWYMIVLYIILLSGILWLISGFVKRQRQTKEIINKAKRKQDELTRLNSLKLDFFTYISHEFKTPLAIISTLQNEIIPTNNEPDSDSNIFKRNVKRLEYLINQLMDFRNMESQHASIKIKKYDIITFVEGIYEAFTPLYKHKEIDHQFVTEIDSLPMMFDADKVEMLVGNLLSNTFKHTQQGGRCYLKIQREENVVVIDIFNSGACLSNEQKTIIFEPYYRTDTSSTYPNSGIGLAIVNSIAKLLNIELSVLAVENEGNIFRVRIPISQDDKMEISTSSNGNNIVDQIIDNTMYIEEQTNLFNETSSTKFQILIVDNDSDTRKMLRKKLQDYFHVLIASTAKEALLLLKSQNMDLIISDIYMPEMDGYDFCRQVKSNPKTQHIPVFLITSELSGEARMKGFQSGADAFLQKPINIQELILRLDNILRRKNVLRDYYSGLNQLTIDKTEVNNADEIFIKELTEYINENLTDPDLSVHQLVQHTNISRTQLYLNIKRLTDQTPSQFILNIKMTNAKHLLLSTDLTSSEISYKLGYCNPNHFSRQFKEFYSVSPSEFRKQ is encoded by the coding sequence AACCCAAGGATATGTAGAAGCATATAATTATGATTTAGGAACATTTTCGCGTATAACATGTGAAGAAAAGGATATAGAATATACATCATCTATTTTTCGGTACAACGATCAGGTTATACTTGTAGCCAATGGTTCTATTTATAGTTTCGATGATGGGAAGCTGAGTTTGATAAAAAAGAATGTGCCATACCATATAATGAGTGTAGACAAATTTGGTACTATGTGGGCATTGCATCGCGAAATGGTTTATAAGATAGATGCAAAATTCAATATTATAAAATCTTATAAACTTACGAGTTCCGACCATTCTCCATTGATAGGAATCTGCTTATACCCCGATTCGAAAGGAACGATATGGATTGGTACTGTAAAAGATGGGCTTTATCGGTATAATCGAGCTTTTGATGATTTCAGAAAAGAAAACTTGGTGTCGGCCTATAATATTAACGAAGTAGAGAATATCGGCAGTATAAATGAGGATAGATACGACCGCCTATGGATTGGGCACAATAGCGGCATAGCTGTGTATGACTATAGCAACAACTATTTCAAAAACTATATGCTTGAGAATAGCTATAATATAACCTTGACCACAACTATAACAAATATATATAAGACGAAAGATCAGAATATGGTTCTCGGAACCTTTTTTACAGGATTCTTTTATATCAAAGAACTAAACTCCAATATACAGTTCAGTAATCTTGCCGACTTCAGTAAAAAGACGGGGGTCGTCACAGCCAATGGTATCGTAAAAGATAAAAGCAATCGTCTTTGGGTAGGAACCAATTGCATGGGAATAAGTCTTCTGGATGCAAAAGGAGAACTGATAAAGCATATAAACCATAGTAATGCTCAAATAAATGACAACATTGTTTCTCTTGAATTGGATGGGATGGATAATGTTTGGGCCGGATCGCTATCCACAGGGTTATACAAAATTGGATCGGGTGGAAATATAACTCATTATATCAATCAGCAAAACGATCAGACATCGCTTGTCGGTAGCAAAGTATATGCCCTATATTCACTCAATAGCGATAGCCTGATTGTTGCCAGCAACAAAGGTGTAGACGTATATATGTATGGCAAAAATATTTTCTCCAATATAGTAGGTGCTACATCCCAAGATTATGCATTTTCGGACATTTACCAATATAGAAATTATATTTATATAACAGACCTGTACTCATTTTTTCGTTTCGACAGAAAATCGGGTAAAGTCGAAAAATTCAATTATCCGCAATATCAGGACAATCAGTTTCAGTGTAGCTATGTAGACAGGCAAGGTCGTTTGTGGATTGGTACGGCCAAAGGGGAAATTTTGTTATTTGACAATGACACTCTCGCCACTTATATTTCAGACAAAAAGATGCTCTATAATAGCATTTCCAACATTCAGGGAGATAATAGTCAAAATCTGTGGTTGACCTCAGGTAATGAAATATTCCGAATTACGCTGGGAAAAAAAGTGAGAAGAATAAATTTGGCTTGGGGACTGGGAGAGAATGAATTTAATGTAAGGTCTTCTTATATTGACAAAGATGGAGTTATCTACTTTGGCACGACAGATGGGTTAATTAATTTTCGTCCTCAAGATATAGTTATACAAGACAAACAGCCCCCCGAACTTTATATTTCAGACTTCCGTCTATTCAAAAACTCGGTTATACCGGGAGAATCGGATATATTGGAAAAGCATATAAATAACACGAAGAAAATAACTCTCAATAACCATCAAAATTTCATTTCATTCCTCGTTTCCAGCATCGACTTCACTCCTGATGAGGGTATTCCCTACAAGTGTGTATATATGCTCGAAAATCTTGACAGTGATTGGTATGAGGTAAATCCGGCATCAAACGAAATTACTTTTACCGGTCTTTCAACAGGAAAATATATCCTTCATATAAAATTAATAACAGAAGATGGAGAAACTTTGGCTACAAAGGAGATAGAAATAAATGTAAGGCCTCCATTCCTGCTTAGTTGGTATATGATTGTATTATACATCATCCTATTATCTGGTATTTTATGGCTTATAAGTGGATTTGTTAAGAGGCAGCGGCAAACGAAAGAAATAATCAACAAAGCTAAACGCAAACAAGACGAATTGACCAGATTGAACTCTTTGAAGTTAGACTTCTTTACTTATATTTCTCATGAATTCAAAACACCGTTAGCCATTATCTCGACACTCCAAAACGAAATAATCCCTACTAATAACGAGCCGGATAGCGACAGCAATATCTTCAAGCGGAATGTAAAACGTCTCGAATATCTGATCAATCAATTGATGGATTTCCGCAATATGGAGTCTCAGCATGCTTCGATAAAGATAAAGAAATACGATATAATAACTTTTGTCGAAGGTATTTATGAGGCCTTTACTCCGCTATATAAACATAAGGAAATAGATCATCAATTTGTAACCGAAATAGACTCTCTCCCTATGATGTTTGATGCCGACAAGGTGGAAATGTTGGTCGGCAATTTGTTGAGTAATACATTCAAACATACTCAGCAAGGAGGGAGGTGCTATCTGAAAATACAAAGAGAAGAAAACGTTGTAGTTATCGATATTTTCAATAGTGGAGCTTGTCTCTCCAATGAGCAAAAAACCATCATCTTTGAGCCTTATTATCGTACAGATACTTCCAGTACTTATCCCAATAGCGGTATAGGTCTGGCTATTGTAAATAGTATTGCCAAACTGCTGAATATAGAACTGTCGGTATTGGCTGTAGAAAACGAGGGGAATATATTCAGAGTGAGGATACCTATTAGCCAAGATGATAAAATGGAGATTAGCACGTCGTCTAACGGAAATAATATTGTCGATCAGATTATAGATAATACGATGTATATAGAGGAACAAACTAACCTGTTCAACGAAACCAGCTCAACGAAATTTCAGATACTAATAGTTGATAATGACAGCGATACACGGAAAATGCTTCGAAAGAAATTACAAGACTATTTTCATGTATTGATAGCATCCACCGCCAAAGAGGCTCTGTTGTTATTGAAATCTCAGAATATGGATCTTATTATCAGCGATATATATATGCCCGAAATGGATGGATATGACTTCTGCCGTCAAGTGAAGAGCAATCCGAAGACTCAGCATATACCAGTATTCCTAATCACATCCGAGCTATCCGGCGAGGCCAGGATGAAGGGATTTCAATCGGGAGCGGATGCATTCTTGCAAAAGCCAATTAATATTCAGGAATTGATATTGCGGCTCGATAATATATTAAGAAGAAAAAATGTTCTTCGCGATTATTATTCCGGTCTCAATCAGTTAACTATCGATAAGACAGAGGTTAATAATGCAGATGAGATATTTATAAAGGAGCTGACCGAATATATAAATGAAAACCTCACCGACCCCGATCTTTCGGTTCATCAACTAGTACAGCATACAAACATTAGCCGTACTCAATTATATTTGAATATCAAGCGGTTGACAGATCAAACACCCTCTCAGTTTATACTGAATATTAAGATGACCAATGCTAAGCATCTGCTCTTGTCCACCGATCTCACCTCATCTGAAATATCATACAAACTGGGGTATTGCAATCCGAATCATTTCAGCCGTCAATTTAAGGAGTTCTACAGTGTTTCTCCTAGCGAGTTCCGTAAACAGTAG